Below is a window of Pyrobaculum aerophilum str. IM2 DNA.
GTGGCCGATGGCCTGCTGGAGTTGGGGGAGGAGAGGGTGAAGGCGCCGAATGTGGTGGAGGAGGGGGGGAGGATAAGGGTGGAGGAGGTGGAGGTGGCGGTGAAGAGGGCGGTGCTGAGGGTGGACGAGGCGTGGAGGAGGGCCTGGGAGGAGAGGCAGAGGGCATACGTCGAGTTTCAACTAAAAGAGTGGGCCGACAAGCCTCTCCACTTAATTCTGCCCCCATGGTTACGTGGATAAGAGGCGAGGAGCTACACGCGCGGACAAAGGAGTGGGCCAGGAGCCACGTGAAGAGGCTGGAGGAGGTGGGCATTACGCCTAAACTAGCCGTGTTGTTATTAAACGACGACCCGGTGGAGCTGGAGACGCAGAGGCGCTTTGTCACCCTTAAGGCGCGAGACGTGAGGGAAATAGGCGGCGAGGTAGAGATATACGAGCTCTACTCCGCGCCTCCTGAAAGGCGGACTAAAGAGGCTTTGAGGCTAATAGAGAGTTTAAACAGAAGAGACGACGTGACTGGCGTAATTATACAAAAGCCCCTCCCGCCCTTTGTGGACGAAAAGGCGCTTTTCTCAGCCTTGTCCCCCGAGAAAGACGTAGACGCCCTAACCCCTGAGAATAAGAAGAGGCTTTTAACAGATTTCGACTTAGACAGAGACGTCCTACCCTGCACCCCGGCCGGGATTTTAGAGCTGTTTAAGCTCTACGGAATAGATGTCAGGGGTAAAGACGTTGTGGTAGTGGGCAAGGGAGAGCTGGTGGGAAAGCCCCTGGCGGTGATGTTAATGCAGCTAGACGCCACGGTGACTGTTTTACACGCCCTGTCTAAAGAGAGAGAGCCCTATGTAAAACGGGCTGACATAGTGATATCAGCAGTGGGGAGGCCCCCGGAGCTGTATAAAGACAACCCATGGCGCCTAACTGGAGACATGATTAAAGAGGGGGCTGTGGTGGTAGGCGTGGGCGGGAAGGTGGACCCCGCCACTAAGAGGTGGTTTTTCGACGTGGATGAGAAGTCAGTGGCCGAGAAGGCCTCCTACCTAACGCCTAATATAGGAGGCGTGGGCCTCGCGACCAGGGCGAGGGTATTGAAAAACTTAATCAGGACTACTTATCAAGTGGCCCAGAGGGTTTTATCCCCCCGCCTATATGAGGTATAAAGACGCCGGAGTGGATTTGGAGAAGCAGAGGGAAGTGCATGCAGTTGCGCAGAGTGTGCTCTCGGGAGGCGCCGGGAGGTATGTGAGGTGGGTGGAGGAGGGCGGGCGCCAATACGCCTTGCACGTCGACGGCGTTGGAACTAAGGCCCTGTGGCTTTTACAAGCGGGCAAAATGCATGTGGCGGGGTGGGACTGCCTCGCCGTGAATATAAACGACGTTGTGTGCGACGGCTTTAAGC
It encodes the following:
- a CDS encoding bifunctional 5,10-methylenetetrahydrofolate dehydrogenase/5,10-methenyltetrahydrofolate cyclohydrolase; the protein is MVTWIRGEELHARTKEWARSHVKRLEEVGITPKLAVLLLNDDPVELETQRRFVTLKARDVREIGGEVEIYELYSAPPERRTKEALRLIESLNRRDDVTGVIIQKPLPPFVDEKALFSALSPEKDVDALTPENKKRLLTDFDLDRDVLPCTPAGILELFKLYGIDVRGKDVVVVGKGELVGKPLAVMLMQLDATVTVLHALSKEREPYVKRADIVISAVGRPPELYKDNPWRLTGDMIKEGAVVVGVGGKVDPATKRWFFDVDEKSVAEKASYLTPNIGGVGLATRARVLKNLIRTTYQVAQRVLSPRLYEV